One Dama dama isolate Ldn47 chromosome 31, ASM3311817v1, whole genome shotgun sequence genomic window carries:
- the LOC133049958 gene encoding LOW QUALITY PROTEIN: keratin-associated protein 23-1 (The sequence of the model RefSeq protein was modified relative to this genomic sequence to represent the inferred CDS: inserted 1 base in 1 codon; substituted 1 base at 1 genomic stop codon) — MSYNCCTANFSSNSLGGYXCYLGSSSCGSSFPSNLVYSTXPLLSQLLPAGLPSLQPGDLL, encoded by the exons ATGTCTTATAACTGCTGCACTGCAAACTTCTCCTCAAACTCCCTTGGGGGCTACTGATGTTACCTAGGCTCCtc CTCCTGTGGCTCCTCCTTCCCCAGCAACCTGGTCTACAGCA GACCTCTGCTCTCCCAGCTCCTGCCAGCTGGGCTCCCCTCTCTACAGCCAGGAGACCTGCTGTGA
- the LOC133050137 gene encoding keratin-associated protein 13-1-like produces the protein MSYTCCSRNFSSRSLGDHLRYSGASCGSSFPSNLVYSADLCPRSSCQLGSSLYSQETCCEPIRTQTFRVVSRPCQTSCSRPRTPTFSSPCQTTLPGSLGFRSSSCSSLSSGSRSCYAVGCGSRGFRRLGYGICGFPSLGCGSGFCRPTFATRSCHSSCYRPTCGSVFY, from the coding sequence ATGTCCTACACCTGCTGTTCCAGAAACTTCTCCTCCCGCTCCCTCGGGGACCACCTGCGCTACTCAGGCGCCTCCTGTGGCTCCTCCTTCCCCAGCAACCTGGTCTACAGCGCTGACCTCTGCCCTCGCAGCTCCTGCCAGCTGGGCTCCTCTCTCTACAGCCAGGAGACCTGCTGTGAGCCCATCAGGACCCAGACGTTCCGTGTGGTGTCCCGTCCCTGCCAGACGTCCTGCTCCCGCCCGAGGACCCCCACGTTCTCCAGTCCCTGCCAGACGACTCTCCCTGGGTCTCTGGGCTTCAGGTCCAGCAGCTGCAGCTCCTTGAGCTCTGGATCCAGAAGCTGCTACGCAGTGGGCTGTGGATCCCGTGGCTTCAGACGCCTGGGCTACGGCATCTGTGGCTTCCCTTCCCTGGGCTGTGGATCCGGATTCTGCCGTCCAACCTTTGCCACCAGGAGTTGCCACTCTTCTTGTTACAGGCCAACCTGTGGGTCTGTCTTCTATTGA